From the genome of Methylomonas sp. UP202, one region includes:
- the lptF gene encoding LPS export ABC transporter permease LptF codes for MSNLRALPSAGRPFRLLTVLDKMIVKELFLTVGGVLTVLVVIIVSRKFIRVLAQAIEGNIANETVLTLLGLKIVLAANAFLPASLFMAVLMVLGRMYREQEMAAIASAGGSVFTIYRAVFLLVVPLSLAGVALSMLAAPWAEAMSEKLMHQDRQDADIRGISAGRFSEYSDGELIFYTENVDKDGRMHKVFVQNKQGERTGVVNAETGRLAFLPGGLYLILENGERVMGQPGNRDFTIEKFGEYAVLVEKKTTELVLGREAVATEDLWSSRETRDVAELQDRLNTPSGVILLAFLGVPLARLSPRGGIYGSMMVAFGIYFVYGNLQRVNHSWVVGGKVPGWLGYFWVDALLLTVGLLMLARLYGWRWLWETVRGKLA; via the coding sequence TTGAGCAATTTGCGAGCTTTACCCAGTGCCGGCCGGCCGTTTCGGCTATTGACGGTGCTGGACAAAATGATCGTCAAGGAGTTGTTTTTGACGGTCGGCGGCGTGTTGACGGTACTGGTGGTAATTATCGTCAGCCGCAAGTTCATCCGGGTGTTGGCTCAGGCCATCGAGGGCAACATCGCCAACGAGACGGTATTGACCTTGTTGGGTCTGAAAATCGTGTTGGCCGCCAATGCCTTCCTGCCCGCATCGCTGTTCATGGCGGTCCTGATGGTGTTGGGCCGGATGTACCGGGAACAGGAGATGGCGGCGATCGCCTCCGCCGGCGGCAGCGTGTTCACCATTTACCGCGCGGTATTTCTGTTGGTCGTGCCGCTAAGTCTGGCCGGCGTGGCGCTGTCGATGCTCGCGGCGCCCTGGGCCGAGGCAATGAGCGAAAAGCTGATGCACCAGGATAGGCAGGATGCCGATATTCGCGGTATTTCAGCCGGCCGCTTCAGCGAATACAGCGACGGCGAGTTGATCTTTTACACCGAGAACGTCGACAAGGACGGCCGGATGCACAAGGTCTTCGTGCAAAACAAGCAGGGCGAGCGCACCGGCGTCGTCAACGCCGAGACCGGACGTTTGGCGTTTTTACCCGGCGGGCTATACCTGATACTGGAAAACGGCGAGCGGGTGATGGGCCAGCCCGGTAACCGGGACTTCACGATCGAAAAATTCGGCGAATACGCCGTCTTGGTCGAAAAGAAAACCACCGAACTGGTGTTGGGCCGGGAGGCGGTAGCGACCGAAGATTTGTGGTCGTCTCGGGAGACGCGCGATGTCGCCGAATTGCAGGATCGCTTGAATACGCCATCCGGCGTCATCCTGTTGGCGTTCTTGGGCGTGCCGCTGGCCCGGCTTTCGCCGCGCGGCGGTATTTACGGGAGCATGATGGTCGCTTTCGGCATTTATTTCGTGTACGGCAACTTGCAACGGGTCAATCATAGCTGGGTGGTCGGCGGCAAAGTGCCGGGCTGGCTCGGCTATTTTTGGGTGGACGCCCTGTTGTTGACGGTCGGTTTGCTCATGCTGGCTCGACTCTACGGCTGGCGCTGGCTGTGGGAAACCGTAAGGGGGAAACTGGCATGA